DNA from Quercus lobata isolate SW786 chromosome 1, ValleyOak3.0 Primary Assembly, whole genome shotgun sequence:
ATTTAGTTTAGTAACTTAGTTTGTGTTCCAGCAGTGCTATCACTTTGCTCTGGTTTTTGTAGATGGTAATTAACTACTCGTGTTAATTTAATTCAGTAACTTAGCTGTACCATTTAAGTAAAACAAACGCATTGTTCAGAAATTTTAAAGAAACTGCCACTCTATAGTATGATGGCTGCTTGCTCTCCTTCTAATGCGCTATGGTAAATTTTGTAGGAAAGATGATGATTGGAGACTTTCTCGAGGTGTATATGTATTTGTTAGCATTGGCCTTCTCCTTCTGCTTGGTGCAATATCAGCTGTTACAGTTGTTGTCAAACCTTGGAGTGTGAGGCTCACTTTGGTGTTTGCAGCTTATTTTAGATTAAAGTTGTAGTGCACTTGTCTAACTTggtgcctttttctttttaattggaAACAGATTGGAGTAGcatttcttttggttcttcTCATGATGGTACTAGCTATTGGTGCTATCCACCACTGGGcttcaaacaatttttatttgacCAGAACACAGAtgttctttgtttgttttcttgcttCTCTTTTGGCATTGGCAGCATTCCTTGTTGGATGGTTTGAAGGTGAAAAACAGAATCCACTACCACGCAATATTATTTTGCTACCCCCACATTGTCATAGTTTTCTTGCAAAAAACATCATGATGCTGCTTATGACATTTCCTTTTTGGCCTTTTCTGTTCAGATAAATCATTTGTTGGAGCATCGGTTGGTTATTTCTTGTTTCTGTTTCTTCTTGCTGGAAGAGCATTGACTGTGAGTTACATTGATCTAACTTCATTCAAACTTCGAATCTTTAtgttttgtatttaattttgtcttatttctGGTTGTTTTACCTTATCTACATTTGCATTATAGTAACCTATTTTCTGCAGGTTCTTCTTTCACCTCCAATTGTTGTCTATTCTCCAAGAGTATTGCCTGTATATGTCTATGATGCTCATGCAGATTGTGGAAAGAATGTCAGGTTTGTCGAGTGTcctgttttaatttttctttcattttagtGTATTCTAACTCTTTTGTAACTTATTGTGCTGTACTTTCGCTATCAAAATGTTGTGTAATGAGTTATCAAATAATTTATTCACATCTAATATCTGTCAATTAAATTTCTTGACAGTGCTGCATTTCTTATGCTTTATGGGATTGCGTTGGCAACTGAGGGCTGGGGGGTTGTTGCCAGTTTGAAAATTTATCCACCATTTGCTGGTGCTGCTGTGTCAGCAATTACTCTTGTTGTAGCCTTTGGATTTGCTGTCTCTCGGCCATGCTTGACTCTTAAGGTTTGTGCATTAACTGTGACCGATATGTTGAGGTCCATGTATGATTAAATGTCTGCCTTGGGTATCATTCCCTCATTGTCTCTTATTTGATTTCTTAGAGTTTTGAATATGAGATTGCAATTCTTTAGGAATGGTTGGTTACGCATCCTGTGTATGTGAACCATATCctcttttgaataaaattatatttatttctaaaataatttccTCAATTGGCAGATCACCAGTCTTATGTCATGATAGCATGAAAGGTGTTTTTGAGATTGTTATATGAAAGAACTGTGTTCATTGATTCATGTCTCTCTTCATATTTTTGCTTCCattaagaagaatttttttacttcaatcTCCAGACGATGGAAGATGCTGTGCATTTCCTCAGTAAAGAAACTGTTGTTCAAGCAATCGCTCGATCTGCAACAAAGGTGTGTTCGATTTTGTTACAAGTTGGCTTTTGAACCTTATCCTAAGATTTCCAGATAATTACCAACaatccttccttttttttttttttggggggggggggggttgggatTCATCACTGTGGCTTGAGATTTGTTATATTTGAAGTGTAGCTTGTTCTTGATTATCTTGTCAACTCAACTTAACCAAGCATGATTTTCTGTGACTATTGCAGTTTGgtatatcaattaattttttgttatctaGAGTTTCTGATCAATGCTATTGTTTgtctttggttttctttctcACCGGTACACATGCATACATATGTTAACACATGCTTGTGTGCGCACGCATACACGTTATGGTTAGTCAGTTTTGTCTGTTTATTAGAACATTGCATAAACTTGTACTTAGATGTTGGTGAGATGCACCTAATACTGTTCTACTTGGTCTTTGTTTATTTCCTTACTTTTCCCATGTGCTTGTGATTATGGTGCTATGCTTGGTGTTCAAAGCTATATTCAAAAAATCTTACTGGTGTTGTCTAATATGGAAGCTTGCATGTACTACAAATTTTGTTATTGATATAACTGATATTGGGCCAGGCAATATTAAAGAAGGTAGTCATTAATAAAAACTCCTTGACCATGGTATATAAGTTGAACTAATTTTGTGAGTTCTGCTTCTGCAGTGATATAGATTAAACTGCTGTTGGAATTAAAACATTGAAATGAGTGTACCCCACCCCTTCTCTTgccctctcttttagccaagGCACATATGGTGGTTCCCTTGCATTTCAACATTGCTCATGATTAGAGGTGGTGATACTGATTTTTTTGACAATGTGATGATTGATGATATCGTAATGGTTACAAAATTGTTACAGAAGATATCCACCATAGTCAAAAACTTATTAGATATGTTGTTATAAATAATCCCAATGTGCTTTCTATTTGCTAGCACTACAATCATGGAACAGTTTTGGACAAGTTCTTGTTTCAATAAGTTAATAATATACAGATTGTCAGGCAGAGATATCAAAATTTATCTACATTTAAGCACTAAATTTTTTCTTCCAGCAAATGATTGGGAAGCGATACCTCAAACACAAGGGAATGGAGGCACATAGGGAATTTTCACCtaagaataataatattacAAAGGATAAAGATTAAGTAGTCCAAAACCAAAGCAGACTTTTTAgatgccaaaaatactaacttgTGAAAACATATCTGAGAACCTATTAGAAGTGCAACAagaaaactcaatttttttgattaataCAACAATGCTGGTGTTGGATGATGAACTAAACTGCCCAATGGAAATTTATTGATGTCATAAGTTATTATATCCTTGCATGATACATATTCGATGGTAGTGTCATCATAGCATTGACAACGATGTTAGATATCAGCCATATATGGTAGCTATGCCTTTTGCTAAcagtaatttatatttttcaaaacataacTAGAAACTTGTATTTGCTTTACCAGTTTACCTCTTATTTCAGGATGATAGCTCATTTTTTCAGTgtcacatattttattttttaataattttggcACACTTTTAGAAGGAATTTATTCCTTTTTAATTGTGAGGTTCATTGGAGTTCAATTTATTTGTCTCACAGACCCGAAATGCACTATCTGGAACTTATTCGGCTCCTCAGAGATCTGCCAGCTCAGCAGCTCTTTTGGTAGGAGACCCTACCATTATGAGAGACAGGGCTGGAAATTTTGTGCTTCCTAGGGCTGATGTCATGAAACTCAGAGACCGTTTAAGGAATGAAGAATTAGTTGCTGGATCATGCTTCTGCAGAATGAGATATAAAAGAATCTTCCGCTGTGAACCTGCCAATGATGTAGATCACAGAAGAGAAATGTGTGCTCATGCACGTATTTTGGCTTTGGAAGAGGCCATCGACACTGAATGGGTGTACATGTGGGATAAATTTGGTGGTTATTTACTTCTTTTGCTTGGTTTGACTGCTAAGGCAGAACGAGTTCAGGTGAcctataaaaacaaaacctgAATTGCTTTCCATGCATGATGTTTTTGATTGTAGATATTGATATAATTGTTTTTGTGCTGTTGTAGGATGAGGTTCGCCTGAGACTATTTCTTGATAGCATAGGATTTTCAGACTTAAgcgcaaagaaaataaaaaaatggatgCCAGAGGACCGCAGGCAGTTTGAAATTATTCAGGAGAGGTTGTTACTTGTTGAAAAAGAAATACTTTGCCCCATGTGAATTTGGGTTTTGCTATTTTCCATATTggaaaatcctaaatttttagtgtttctaaaCCTCTATCTAAATGAATTTTGTAGCTACATAAGAGAAAAGGAGATGGAAGAGGAAATCTTAACGCAGAGACgtgaagaagagggaagaggaaaagaaagaaggaaggcTCTCCTGGAAAAAGAAGAACGTAAATGGAAGGAGATAGAAGCTTCACTTATTTCGTCTATTCCCAACGCTGGCAACAGAGAGGCTGCAGCCATGACAGCTGCAGTTCGTGCAGTTGGAGGTGATGCTGTTCTTGATGATTCTTTTGCACGAGAAAGGGTTGCAAGCATTGCACGAAGGATACGCACAGCTCAATTAGCTCGCCGAGCACTTCAGGTTGagtttttcaattataatttgatttttggttggCCAGTcaaacattaatatatataaaataaacaacaGGAGTGATTACGCCTTTGCCTCTAGGCACAATTACCACTTATATTAGATATTCTTTCTTTCGATTTTTGACAAATTACCACTTGTATTCAATGTCCCACTCTTGAAGTTTTCTAGATCTGTGCAAATTTTTTCCAAGCCATATCCACATTTCTTTTGACAGGAAGGTGATCCACTAACCCCATCTTATTGTCACCATATACATATCTACACGTAACATTGAATCCAGACCATCACTTACATTTATTTCAATCTTACGTAAATATTTTGCCCGCCTGTTCTAGTCTAATTTATTTGGACCACCCTGATTTCTGATAATCAATGGAGACCATTCATTTTTGGTATTCTCAACCAGTCTGACTCTGAAACTATTGCTTGTTAATGTCATTGGCAGACGGGGGTTACTGGTGCTGTATGTGTTCTTGATGATGAACCAACTGCAAGTGGCAGAAACTGTGGCCAGATTGATCCGAGTGTATGTCAAAGTCAAAAGGTCAGTTTTTCCATTGCGGTGATGATCCAACCAGAGTCTGGACCTGTTTGTCTATTAGGCACTGAATTCCAGAAAAAAGTATGTTGGGAAATTCTGGTGGCTGGTTCTGAACAAGGTATTGAGGCTGGACAAGTTGGGCTTCGACTGATTACTAAAGGTGATAGACAAACAACTGTTGCAAAAGAGTGGAGTATCAGCGCCACAAGTATTGCAGATGGAAGGTCTGGGCTTTTTCTTTATTAGAATGTACTTAGCACAATTTAGCAAGATTGTAGTGCATatgcttttcttctctctttcatAGTGTTTATTTTGTACTCATTCATTTCCCATTGTGTGTCTCTGAGTCATGGTTTCATTGTGCTGTTATTGTCAGTACTTCATTTACTAGAACTCACTCACTGGTGTTCTATAAATGCTTTGCAGGTGGCATATTGTGACAATGACAATTGATGCTGATTTAGGTGAGGCAACTTGTTTTCTGGATGGTGGTTTTGATGGCTACCAGACTGGGTTACCATTACATGTGGGTAATAGCATTTGGGAGCAGGGGACAGAAGTTTGGGTTGGTGTTAGACCACCTATAGATATTGATGCATTTGGGAGATCGGATAGTGAAGGAGTTGAGTCCAAGATGCATATCATGGATGTTTTCATTTGGGGAAGGTGCTTAACTGAAGACGAGATTGCTGCTCTTCATGCTGCTGTTGGATCAGCTGAGTACAATGCCATTGATTTTCCGGAAGATAATTGGCAATGGGCTGATTCACCTTCTAGAGTATGTGCCTTTCAATGCTTTAATATATCACATCATAGTGTATTTGGTTGATTTCAAAAAGGCTGAAGATAATATTTAATGTGTTTTGCTGAACCTGTTCACTCTTTACTGCTTAATGTGCTCTCTATAGATTGATGGGTGGGACAGTGATCCTGCGGATGTAGATCTATATGATAGGGATGATGTAGATTGGGATGGGCAGTATTCAAGTGGGAGAAGAAGGAGGTCGGACCGTGATGGGGTTGTGGTTGATGTGGATTCTTTTGCCCGGAGGTTTAGGAAACCCAGGATGGAAACACAGGAAGAAATTAATCAACGGATGCTTTCAATGGAACTGGCTGTCAAAGAAGCCCTCTGTGCAAGAGGAGAAAGACATTTCACTGATCAGGAGTTTCCTCCAAATGATCAATCGTTGTTTGTAGATCCTGAAAATCCCCCGTTGAAGTTACAGGTGTGTTTTCCTGACTAATTGATTGCTGTTAGgtgtatttttatattattatatatatttatgcttTTTTTGAAGGGGGGATGGGGGGTCAGTGATGTGTTATTGACATGTTTGCTGCAATCTTATTGGCTTCCCAATATAGGTTGTTTCTGAGTGGATGAGACCTACTGAAATTGTGAAAGAGAGCCGTCTGGATTCTGGTCCATGCTTATTTACAGGGGCCGCAAATCCTTCAGATGTTTGTCAGGTTTGGTCCATTTTGCAACATGTTATGCAAAGCTTTAGTCTGAACCATGTACATTTTTGTTGAGTTACATCTCTTGAAAAAGTTGGTTGAGTGCTTTTCTTGCTTTACTAAATTGCTCAATTGTCTATTGAACAGGGCCGATTGGGTGATTGTTGGTTTTTGAGTGCTGTAGCAGTTTTAACGGAGGTTTCACGAATATCAGAGGTGATTATAACTCCAGAATATAATGAGGAAGGAATTTACACAGTCCGCTTCTGTATTCAGGTAAttagctttgttttttttttttttgggtggaggATGGGAACAACCAATGGCATGTTTCCTGTTTTTGACTTCccttgtaatgtaatgaacaaATTTAATAACCTTTTCTGGTACAAGCAGAAAGGCCTTTGACGTGTTAGCTGAAAGAACCAAAAGTTCTAAAAGCACTTAAAAAGCTTGAAAACTATCTCTCAATTTGTATATTCCCAGTTCCATCATAGAATTTCAGTATATGATTAGAAGGTTCAAATGCTATAAATTTGTTGCGGAAAAGTTATTCAATGCCTATAATTTTGGAATTGAAGTTGTCTCCATGCAATCAAGCagggtatttttcttttcttggtctGCTTCTTTAGGTAGGATCCTAACTATCAATAATCTTTGGAAGAGATGTATTTTAGTACTTGATTGGTGCTGTATGTGCAAAAGGTGCGTGGAATCGGTGGACCATCTACTTCTTCACTGTCCCATAGCATATAAGCTGTGGTCCATGGTCTTTGGTTTGTTTGGTATTAATTGGGTTATGCTGGAGAGGGTTATTGAGCTGTTTGCTTCTTGGCTGGGTAAGTTCAGTTGACACCGAAATGTAGCTCTCTAGAGGCTTGTGCCTCATTGCTTATTTTGGTGTCTTTGGTGGGAAAGGAATGCTAGATGCTTTGAGGATTGTGAATGGTCAATTTCCGAGATCAagtctcttttctttcttactctCCTTCAATGGAGGCTAGTTTTACCTGCTTTGGGCTCTTGATGCTCTGCCCCTGTAGTACATTTCCAGCGTAATTGGGtggttttatttatataagtttcacgttgcttaaaaaaaaaaaaaaaaaaatctctatctAGGGCAATTAGCTGATAATTGCATTAAGACATTGGGCAATGCCAATGCCCCGCTTTCCACCAAAGGGACTAGGGGGTGTATCTTCTCTTCACCAAGTTTAGAAAGATCCAATTTGGTCTGGTTTTGGTTCTTTAGTAGTTGGGGTGTAGACCCATTTTAGAGGAATCCCTCTTGGCTTTGCTTGAAGAATTACCTTGCTAAATTTCTTTCCAGGAATATGGATTTTTGCTAGGTTGTGGTTTCCACTCTTGACGACTTATTGTCATCAATCATGATATTGAGTGCTACGTTATGTCTTGCCATGATACCTGATGTTTGTTACAATAGTTTCTGTTGGTTATTTTTGTGATTAGTATGGTAGCAACTGCATATTATGGTTTTTTGTCTCTGTTTAGGGTGAGTGGGTTCCAGTTGTTGTCGATGATTGGATTCCTTGCGAAGCACCAGGTAAACCAGCATTTGCTACCAGTAGGAAGGGAAATGAGCTCTGGGTTTCTGTATTGGAGAAGGCGTATGCCAAATTGCATGGCTCTTACGAGGCATTAGAAGGCGGGCTTGTTCAGGATGCTCTAGTGGACCTCACTGGCGGCGCTGGTGAGGAAATTGACATGAGGAGCTCCCAGGCCCAAATTGATCTTGCAAGTGGTAGACTCTGGTCTCAATTGTTGCGCTTCAAACAAGAGGGGTTTTTGCTTGGTGCTGGGAGTCCATCAGGTTCTGACGTGCACATTTCTTCCAGTGGCATTGTGCAAGGGCATGCTTACTCTTTATTGCAGGTATGTTTTGAAGCTACTTATCTGATAATATCTGTCATATACTCACTTAAAAAATTGATGGTGATAAATTTTCTCTAATTAACAATTATTTAGGTTAGAGAAGTTGATGGCCACAAGCTTGTTCAAATTAGAAATCCATGGGCTAATGAAGTTGAGTGGAATGGACCTTGGTCTGACTCATCTCCTGAATGGACTGATAGGATGAAGCACAAGCTGAAGCACGTTCCACAGGTAGTTATACTGCTTCCGTATTATATAAGAGGAGTCTTATGTGGTTTtacttttttgagttttgttttttcttaagtGTTCTGCGATAATTTAGATCATATTACATTGGACATAATCTGATtgttttttttacaagataaatgCATAAATCATGATCAGGATTTTGCaactattttaatttgttgtctTTAGTGAAATCTTATTGCTAATTGCCTGAATTTCTGCTTCTCAAACAGTCAAAAGATGGTATATTCTGGATGTCTTGGCAAGACTTTCAGATTCATTTTCGATCAATATATGTTTGCCGTGTATACCCCCCAGAGATGCGCTATTCTGTTCATGGCCAATGGCGTGGTTACAGTGCTGGTGGTTGCCAAGATTATGATACGT
Protein-coding regions in this window:
- the LOC115974951 gene encoding calpain-type cysteine protease DEK1 is translated as MAGDEHGVLLACVISGTLFTVLGSGSFSILWAVNWRPWRIYSWIFARKWPDILQGPHLRLLCGILNLSAWMVVISPVVVLISWGWWLIVILGRDIIGLAVIMAGTALLLAFYSIMLWWRTQWQSSRAVAILLLLAVFLLCAYELCAVYVTASSSASERYSPSGFFFGVSAIALAINMLFICRMVFNGNGLDVDEYVRRAYKFAYSDCIEVGPVACLPEPPDPNELYPRQSRRASHLGLLYLGSLMVLLVYSILYGVTAKEAHWLGAITSAAVIILDWNMGACLYGFKLLNSRVAALFVAGTSRVFLICFGVHYWYLGHCVSYAVVASVLLGAAVSRHLSATNPLAARRDALQSTVIRLREGFRKKEQNSSSSSSEGCGSSMKRSSSVEAGHLGNVIEANSRSMAQCTVDGGSWNNVVLCRTASSQEGINSDKSIDSGRPSLALRSSSCRSVIQEAEIGTSCADKNVDHTSSLMVCSSSGLESQGCESSASTSANQQALDYLALAFQERLNDPRITSMLKRRARHGDLELTNLLQDKGLDPNFAMMLKEKNLDPTILALLQRSSLDADRDHRDNTDITVIDSNSVDNAMPHQISLSEELRLHGLEKWLQLSRLVLHHVAGTPERAWVLFSFVFILETIIVAIFRPKTIKIINATHQQFEFGFAVLLLSPVVCSIMAFLRSLQVEDVGMTSKPRKYGFIAWLLSTCVGLLLSFLSKSSVLLGLSLTVPLMVACLSVAIPIWIRNNYQFWVPRVQCAGNAGNHRTPGTKEGVVLAICISVFTGSVLALGAIISAKPLDDLGYKGLSGDLKSFSSPYVSSVYLGWAMASAIVLVVTGVLPIVSWFATYRFSLSSAICVGIFSVVLVAFCGASYWEIVKSRNDQVPTNTDFLAALLPLVCIPAVLSLCSGFYKWKDDDWRLSRGVYVFVSIGLLLLLGAISAVTVVVKPWSIGVAFLLVLLMMVLAIGAIHHWASNNFYLTRTQMFFVCFLASLLALAAFLVGWFEDKSFVGASVGYFLFLFLLAGRALTVLLSPPIVVYSPRVLPVYVYDAHADCGKNVSAAFLMLYGIALATEGWGVVASLKIYPPFAGAAVSAITLVVAFGFAVSRPCLTLKTMEDAVHFLSKETVVQAIARSATKTRNALSGTYSAPQRSASSAALLVGDPTIMRDRAGNFVLPRADVMKLRDRLRNEELVAGSCFCRMRYKRIFRCEPANDVDHRREMCAHARILALEEAIDTEWVYMWDKFGGYLLLLLGLTAKAERVQDEVRLRLFLDSIGFSDLSAKKIKKWMPEDRRQFEIIQESYIREKEMEEEILTQRREEEGRGKERRKALLEKEERKWKEIEASLISSIPNAGNREAAAMTAAVRAVGGDAVLDDSFARERVASIARRIRTAQLARRALQTGVTGAVCVLDDEPTASGRNCGQIDPSVCQSQKVSFSIAVMIQPESGPVCLLGTEFQKKVCWEILVAGSEQGIEAGQVGLRLITKGDRQTTVAKEWSISATSIADGRWHIVTMTIDADLGEATCFLDGGFDGYQTGLPLHVGNSIWEQGTEVWVGVRPPIDIDAFGRSDSEGVESKMHIMDVFIWGRCLTEDEIAALHAAVGSAEYNAIDFPEDNWQWADSPSRIDGWDSDPADVDLYDRDDVDWDGQYSSGRRRRSDRDGVVVDVDSFARRFRKPRMETQEEINQRMLSMELAVKEALCARGERHFTDQEFPPNDQSLFVDPENPPLKLQVVSEWMRPTEIVKESRLDSGPCLFTGAANPSDVCQGRLGDCWFLSAVAVLTEVSRISEVIITPEYNEEGIYTVRFCIQGEWVPVVVDDWIPCEAPGKPAFATSRKGNELWVSVLEKAYAKLHGSYEALEGGLVQDALVDLTGGAGEEIDMRSSQAQIDLASGRLWSQLLRFKQEGFLLGAGSPSGSDVHISSSGIVQGHAYSLLQVREVDGHKLVQIRNPWANEVEWNGPWSDSSPEWTDRMKHKLKHVPQSKDGIFWMSWQDFQIHFRSIYVCRVYPPEMRYSVHGQWRGYSAGGCQDYDTWHQNPQFRLRANGPDASLPIHVFITLTQGVGFSRTAAGFRNYQSSHDSMMFYIGMRILKTRGRRAAYNIYLHESVGGTDYVNSREISCEMVLDPDPKGYTIVPTTIHPGEEAPFVLSVFTKASISLEAL